The genomic DNA ACACCTTTTCATAGAAGTGCTGGCCGAACGAAGCGAAGACCAGATAATCCTGACCGTTCGCGACTCGGAAGCCCGCCTGGAGGAGGAGAAGATCGGCCTGGGAACAGGGCTGGAAGTGACAAAACAAAGAGTTAACCTGGCAGGAGGAAAACTGTCAGTCAAAAAGGGAGGAGTGGAAATATGCCTGCCCATAAAATAAAAGTCCTTATTGCAGATGATGAAGCTCCGGCCCGAAAGAGATTGAAAACTCTGCTTGAACCCTATGAAAATCTGCAGATCTGCGCCGAAGCGGAAGACGGAGACCAGGTACTGAGGCTCATTATAGAGAAAAGTCCTGATTTGGCTTTTCTGGATATCAATATGCCGGGAGCTTCGGTGTTCAACACCATTCCCTCTCTGAAAAGCCCGCCCCTTATCGTATTCCAGACTGCGTACTCTCAATACGGAGCCGACGCCTATAATATCGATGCTATTGACTACCTTATGAAACCGGTAAGCCGGGAACGTTTTGCCCGGGCCATAGATAAAGTTATGGAAAAACTGGACATGACGGGAAAAGAAAAATTCACACACAATCCGGACACCCATCCGGAAAAA from Spirochaeta isovalerica includes the following:
- a CDS encoding LytR/AlgR family response regulator transcription factor; its protein translation is MPAHKIKVLIADDEAPARKRLKTLLEPYENLQICAEAEDGDQVLRLIIEKSPDLAFLDINMPGASVFNTIPSLKSPPLIVFQTAYSQYGADAYNIDAIDYLMKPVSRERFARAIDKVMEKLDMTGKEKFTHNPDTHPEKNSDVISVKSGESLRIIRIDMIRRVSFEDGFSFIHSGDEKIYSDKPLSHFVSQLENRGFYQVSRSDLISLKKLAKLHPFFNGQYVAEMTNGEKVHVSRRRVQGLKELIGS